A window of the Microvirga terrae genome harbors these coding sequences:
- a CDS encoding PAS domain S-box protein produces MTAQILSQREAKQAIDLAADELRRVAGPVFAAFEKSGLPMVATDPRAFDNPIVYVNDAFSRVTGYAPEEAIGRNCRFLQAPDADQKAVAQIREAVTGGRAVSAELLNRRKDGSQFWNHLFITPVCDSTGEPQFFLATQVDVTEAHQSRSMQAAFEASQRELGQTNERLRQTLTVAGSGGSWDWDIPRGRFTADARFAVLHDLDPVEAEKGLPVEDFFKSIHPDDRRRVRLAVGGILNGAEIFSKEYRLLGSDGSVKWALARGRCHFDQSDQPVRFTGVVVDITEQKHVEQRLRIAQSAGGVGTFEYVEGYATVNVSEEFCRLLGLHPSNALPIRTVNSLVEPGDRPIVEPSSGETASYVEFRIKRADDKEPRWLARRGEYVRDADTAGLRFIGVVYDITVAKQSEARLRELNERLESRVEERTRERDRLWSLSSDLFCVCDSDGLLNAVNPAWTEVLGYREDEIVGTRIDTWIYEEDKPLGNSLLQALQSGRAVKDFDIRVQAKDGSCRWINWTFAPAGDVFYSVGRDVSQRKQLEEQLRQSQKMEAVGQLTGGIAHDFNNLLTGIVGSLDLLQSRMAQGRLEKLDRYIGAATTSANRAAALTHRLLAFARRQPLDPKPVDANRLVLSMEDLLRRTMSESIQLNIVTSESLPLTICDPNQLESAILNLAINARDAMPGGGSLTIETSVSNLDRFCALSQQDVAPGLYVTISVSDSGTGMPADVLAQAFDPFFTTKPIGEGTGLGLSMVYGFAKQSEGHVRIYSEVGKGTSVKIYLPHHTGELEGEAPASGLSDAHRAEEGETVLVVEDEPVVRSLILEVLADLGYHALEAVDGPSGLKVLESKQRVDLLVSDVGLPGLNGRQLADHARLVRPNLKVLFITGYAEQAAIASGFLAPGMEMITKPFAIEDLAVRIRSIIEKGPDRR; encoded by the coding sequence ATGACCGCCCAGATCCTGTCCCAGCGCGAAGCCAAGCAGGCGATCGACCTGGCCGCGGACGAATTGCGACGCGTGGCCGGGCCGGTCTTCGCTGCGTTCGAGAAGTCCGGGCTGCCCATGGTCGCCACGGATCCGCGGGCGTTCGACAATCCGATCGTTTACGTCAACGACGCCTTCTCCAGAGTGACAGGCTACGCGCCCGAGGAGGCGATCGGCAGAAACTGTCGGTTCCTCCAGGCTCCCGACGCGGACCAGAAGGCGGTCGCGCAGATCCGGGAAGCGGTCACCGGCGGCCGGGCGGTCTCAGCCGAACTGCTGAACCGGCGCAAGGATGGTTCTCAGTTTTGGAACCATCTCTTCATCACGCCCGTGTGCGATTCCACCGGCGAGCCTCAGTTCTTCCTCGCGACACAGGTCGACGTCACGGAGGCGCATCAGTCGAGGTCGATGCAGGCTGCCTTCGAGGCGAGCCAAAGAGAGCTGGGTCAGACGAACGAGAGGCTGCGCCAGACCCTGACAGTGGCCGGAAGTGGCGGCTCCTGGGACTGGGACATCCCTCGGGGACGCTTCACGGCAGATGCGCGGTTCGCGGTTCTTCATGATCTCGATCCCGTCGAGGCGGAAAAAGGCCTGCCCGTCGAGGACTTCTTCAAGTCGATCCATCCGGACGACCGTCGACGGGTTCGTCTCGCCGTTGGCGGCATTCTCAATGGGGCGGAGATCTTCTCGAAGGAGTACCGGCTCCTCGGGTCGGACGGTTCGGTGAAATGGGCCCTTGCGAGGGGGCGTTGCCATTTCGATCAGAGCGACCAGCCGGTGCGTTTCACCGGCGTCGTCGTCGACATTACCGAGCAGAAGCACGTCGAACAGCGTCTCCGGATCGCCCAGAGTGCGGGCGGCGTCGGAACGTTCGAGTACGTGGAGGGCTACGCGACCGTCAACGTCTCGGAGGAGTTCTGCCGATTGCTCGGGCTCCATCCGAGCAATGCCCTTCCCATTCGCACCGTGAACTCTCTGGTCGAGCCGGGCGATCGTCCGATCGTCGAACCGAGCTCGGGCGAAACCGCTTCCTATGTCGAGTTTCGGATCAAGCGCGCCGATGACAAGGAGCCCCGGTGGCTGGCTCGGCGCGGCGAGTATGTGCGCGATGCAGATACGGCAGGCCTGCGATTCATCGGCGTCGTCTACGACATCACGGTCGCCAAGCAGTCCGAGGCAAGGCTTCGCGAGCTCAACGAACGTCTCGAGAGCCGCGTGGAAGAGCGCACCCGGGAGCGTGACCGGCTCTGGAGCCTCTCCAGCGATCTGTTCTGCGTGTGCGACTCCGACGGACTGCTCAACGCCGTGAACCCGGCCTGGACGGAGGTACTCGGCTATCGCGAGGACGAGATCGTCGGAACCCGGATCGATACCTGGATCTATGAAGAGGATAAGCCGCTGGGGAACAGCCTGCTCCAGGCGCTGCAGAGCGGGCGAGCCGTCAAGGACTTCGATATTCGCGTCCAGGCGAAGGACGGATCCTGCCGCTGGATCAACTGGACCTTTGCTCCAGCCGGGGATGTGTTCTACAGCGTCGGACGCGATGTCTCTCAGCGCAAGCAGCTTGAGGAGCAGCTTCGACAAAGCCAGAAGATGGAGGCCGTCGGGCAGTTGACCGGCGGCATCGCGCACGACTTCAACAACCTGCTGACGGGCATCGTCGGCTCGCTCGATCTCCTCCAGTCCCGCATGGCGCAGGGACGCCTCGAGAAACTCGACCGATACATCGGCGCCGCGACGACGTCGGCTAATCGCGCTGCGGCGCTCACGCACCGCCTTCTCGCCTTTGCCCGGCGGCAGCCGCTCGATCCGAAGCCTGTCGATGCCAACCGGCTCGTCCTGTCGATGGAGGATCTGCTTCGGCGAACGATGTCGGAATCGATCCAGCTCAACATCGTCACGTCCGAGAGCCTGCCTCTCACGATCTGCGATCCGAACCAGCTCGAAAGCGCGATTCTCAATCTTGCGATCAACGCTCGCGATGCGATGCCGGGGGGAGGATCACTCACGATCGAGACCTCCGTGTCCAATTTGGATCGGTTCTGTGCGCTTTCCCAGCAGGATGTCGCTCCTGGGCTTTATGTGACGATCAGCGTGTCCGATTCCGGCACGGGCATGCCCGCCGACGTTCTGGCTCAAGCCTTCGATCCGTTCTTCACGACCAAACCGATCGGCGAGGGGACGGGGCTCGGCCTCTCCATGGTCTACGGCTTCGCCAAGCAATCCGAGGGGCACGTCAGGATTTACAGCGAGGTCGGGAAGGGAACGTCCGTCAAGATCTATCTGCCCCACCATACGGGTGAGCTGGAAGGCGAAGCGCCCGCGTCGGGGCTGAGCGACGCCCATCGGGCGGAAGAGGGCGAGACGGTTCTCGTGGTCGAGGACGAGCCCGTCGTGCGGTCGCTCATCCTCGAGGTGCTGGCCGATCTTGGCTATCACGCCCTGGAGGCGGTGGATGGTCCGTCCGGACTCAAAGTGCTCGAATCGAAACAGCGAGTGGACCTGCTCGTCAGCGACGTGGGCCTGCCGGGCCTGAACGGCCGCCAACTCGCCGATCACGCCCGCCTGGTGCGCCCCAACCTGAAGGTGCTCTTCATCACCGGCTATGCCGAGCAGGCCGCCATCGCGTCCGGCTTTCTGGCGCCCGGCATGGAGATGATCACGAAGCCCTTCGCCATCGAAGACCTGGCGGTTCGAATCCGCAGTATCATCGAAAAGGGGCCGGACAGACGCTAG
- a CDS encoding response regulator transcription factor, translating into MATTVLIVDDSKLARIVAGKALAVLQPDWERIEAGNAQDALDIIRHRKIDLAMIDYNMPEKDGLELAAELRAIHPTMPIAVITANIQDEVIARAREVNATFVSKPLTEDGLRGFISGAALRLRSGGTPS; encoded by the coding sequence GTGGCTACAACTGTTCTGATCGTCGACGACAGCAAGCTGGCACGCATCGTTGCCGGCAAGGCACTGGCTGTGCTGCAGCCTGACTGGGAGCGCATCGAGGCCGGCAACGCGCAGGACGCCCTCGACATCATCCGTCATCGCAAGATCGATCTTGCGATGATCGACTACAACATGCCGGAGAAGGATGGTCTTGAACTCGCGGCTGAACTGCGCGCCATCCATCCGACCATGCCGATTGCCGTCATCACGGCCAACATCCAGGACGAGGTGATCGCGCGGGCGAGGGAGGTCAATGCCACCTTCGTCAGCAAGCCTCTGACCGAGGACGGGCTCAGAGGATTCATTTCCGGAGCGGCGCTGCGCCTGCGATCGGGTGGCACGCCGTCATGA
- a CDS encoding IS110 family transposase, giving the protein MDHPIPQTAGIDIAKDQLDVCLCPDGATRHFPNDAKGHRALIAWLAAYAIQRVVFEPTGAYHRGLERSLASAGLPLAKINPRHARRFAEALGQLAKTDRLDAALLARFGALLEPPTRPVLSPTLDAMKELVVARQALIKDRTAALNRQKVVRSPLLRRQLDQRLRQIVRHLAAVDAQLLSLCQADADLAPRLAILMSIPGIAQATAVSLLVEMPELGSLDQSQVASLAGLAPVARDSGTSRGRRTIRGGRAHLRQALYMPALVAARFNPDLKAKYQALLAAGKPAKVALTAIMRKLIILANALLRDQRNWSPKPA; this is encoded by the coding sequence ATGGATCATCCTATACCACAGACCGCCGGCATCGACATTGCCAAAGATCAGCTCGATGTCTGTCTCTGCCCCGACGGGGCCACGCGCCACTTCCCCAACGACGCCAAAGGCCATCGCGCCCTCATCGCTTGGCTGGCCGCGTACGCCATTCAGCGCGTGGTCTTCGAGCCGACCGGCGCCTATCACCGCGGGCTGGAGCGCAGTCTTGCCAGTGCCGGCCTGCCGCTGGCGAAGATCAATCCCCGCCACGCCCGCCGCTTCGCGGAAGCCCTGGGACAGCTCGCCAAAACCGATCGGCTCGATGCGGCCCTGCTGGCGCGTTTTGGAGCCCTGCTCGAGCCTCCCACCCGGCCCGTGCTCAGTCCCACTCTGGATGCCATGAAGGAGCTGGTGGTGGCGCGGCAGGCGCTGATCAAGGACCGCACGGCCGCTCTCAACCGGCAGAAGGTGGTCCGCTCTCCCTTGTTGCGACGTCAGCTCGACCAGCGGCTGCGCCAGATAGTCCGCCACTTGGCTGCGGTCGACGCCCAACTTCTCAGCCTGTGTCAGGCGGATGCGGATCTCGCCCCGCGTCTGGCCATCCTCATGAGCATTCCCGGCATTGCTCAAGCCACGGCCGTGAGCCTGCTCGTCGAGATGCCTGAACTCGGCAGCCTCGATCAGAGCCAGGTGGCCAGCCTCGCCGGCTTGGCTCCGGTGGCGCGCGACAGCGGAACCTCGCGCGGTCGCCGCACGATCCGGGGCGGCCGCGCCCATCTGCGTCAGGCGCTGTACATGCCAGCGCTGGTGGCGGCCCGCTTCAATCCGGATCTGAAGGCCAAGTACCAGGCCCTGCTCGCGGCGGGCAAGCCGGCCAAGGTCGCCCTGACGGCCATCATGCGCAAGCTCATCATCCTGGCCAATGCGCTCTTGCGAGATCAGCGAAACTGGTCCCCAAAACCCGCTTGA
- a CDS encoding TRAP transporter substrate-binding protein, whose translation MILSRRRLLTVGSTAVAGAVVGAPFIARAQQAEFSYKYANNLPDSHPMNARAREMAAAIKAETNGRFDLQIFPSSQLGSDTDTLSQVRSGGVEFFTLSGLILSTLVPAASINGIGFAFPDYATVWKAMDGDLGAYVRQQITKANLVVMDKIWDNGFRQTTSSTKPINTPDDLKGFKIRVPVSPLWTSMYKAFDSAPTSINFNEVYTALQTKVVDGQENPLAIVSTAKLNEVQKYCSLTNHMWDGFWFLANRRAWERLPEDVRAIVAKHINAAGLKEREDVAKLNGNLQQELAAKGMVFNQPDPGPFRDKLRKAGFYSEWKGKYGDEAWALLERATGSLA comes from the coding sequence ATGATCTTGTCTCGCCGCCGGCTGCTCACTGTCGGCTCAACCGCTGTCGCGGGTGCAGTCGTTGGGGCGCCGTTCATCGCGCGGGCTCAGCAGGCTGAGTTCTCCTACAAATACGCGAACAACCTGCCGGATTCCCACCCGATGAATGCGCGGGCGCGCGAGATGGCGGCCGCAATCAAGGCCGAGACGAACGGGCGGTTCGATCTGCAGATCTTTCCGAGCAGCCAACTGGGGTCGGACACGGATACGCTCAGCCAGGTGCGCTCGGGCGGCGTGGAATTCTTCACCCTGTCGGGCCTGATCCTGTCGACTCTCGTCCCGGCGGCATCCATCAACGGAATCGGCTTCGCGTTTCCGGATTACGCAACCGTCTGGAAGGCGATGGACGGGGACCTCGGCGCCTATGTGCGCCAGCAGATCACCAAGGCGAACCTGGTGGTCATGGACAAGATCTGGGACAACGGCTTCCGGCAGACGACTTCGTCCACGAAGCCGATCAATACCCCGGACGACCTGAAGGGCTTCAAGATCCGGGTGCCGGTCTCGCCGCTCTGGACGTCCATGTACAAGGCGTTCGACTCGGCCCCGACATCGATCAACTTCAACGAGGTCTATACGGCGCTTCAGACCAAGGTGGTCGACGGTCAGGAGAACCCCCTCGCCATCGTGTCCACGGCGAAGCTCAACGAAGTGCAGAAATACTGCTCGCTGACGAACCACATGTGGGATGGCTTCTGGTTCCTGGCGAACCGGCGCGCCTGGGAGCGGCTGCCGGAGGATGTGCGCGCGATCGTCGCCAAGCACATCAACGCCGCGGGTTTGAAGGAGCGCGAGGACGTGGCCAAGCTGAACGGCAACCTGCAGCAGGAACTCGCGGCAAAAGGCATGGTCTTCAATCAGCCCGATCCGGGCCCCTTCCGGGACAAGCTGCGCAAGGCGGGCTTCTACTCGGAGTGGAAGGGCAAGTATGGCGACGAAGCATGGGCGCTCCTCGAGCGGGCGACCGGGTCCCTGGCCTAG
- a CDS encoding TRAP transporter large permease codes for MTSSAQALPASEPLIVAESDEVRAGSRFLRPVEIIASGLLVAIVVLLLAGVTSRYVFSLSVVWIDEVASICFLWLAMLGAAIALDRNEHLRLTLFLHKMPERAQAFMGAFAPLVIATFLLALMVPAFDYALEEWYITSPALNIPNTFRVAAIPFGMVAMLAIVLAYALKNASWRDLVVAALLIAVAAAVLWFSSPSLVRMGSAKIILFLVVFVAVCLAAGVPIAFCFGIGTLSYLAFATQVPTFVMIGRMDEGMSGIILLSVPIFVLLGCILDATGMGKAIVDFLASLLGHVRAGMSYVLLGSLFVVSGISGSKVSDMATVAPALFPEMKRRGHSPREMIALLATGAAMADTVPPSIVLIVLGSVAGVSIAGLFTSGFVVAMVLLAALAILARWKARHESMEGVRRAPASLIGRTLLVAAPALVLPFLIRSTVAGGVATATEVSTIAVIYALFVGVVLYGGIGWRKLYGMLVETAALTGSILLILGTALAMAWAITQAGVAQSLASIMTGLPGGWIAFMALTIVVFMILGCVLEGLPAIVLMAPLMFPIAKSLGINDIHYAMVIVTAMNIGLMTPPIGIGFYLACKIGNVSPDEAIGAIWPYLVALVAGLVIIATVPWISTAFL; via the coding sequence ATGACATCCTCCGCCCAGGCACTTCCCGCCTCAGAACCGCTCATCGTCGCCGAGAGCGACGAGGTTCGCGCCGGATCGCGCTTCCTGAGGCCCGTCGAGATCATCGCGTCCGGCCTGCTCGTCGCCATCGTGGTGCTGCTGCTGGCCGGCGTGACCTCGCGCTACGTGTTTTCGCTGTCGGTCGTCTGGATCGACGAAGTTGCGTCCATCTGCTTCCTGTGGCTCGCCATGCTCGGGGCGGCGATCGCCCTCGACCGCAACGAGCATCTGAGACTGACTTTGTTCCTGCACAAGATGCCGGAGCGGGCTCAGGCCTTCATGGGGGCCTTCGCGCCCCTGGTGATCGCCACCTTCCTTCTCGCCCTGATGGTGCCGGCTTTCGACTACGCGCTGGAGGAATGGTACATCACGTCGCCAGCGCTGAATATTCCCAACACCTTCCGCGTTGCGGCCATCCCGTTCGGGATGGTGGCCATGCTGGCGATCGTTCTGGCATATGCGCTGAAGAACGCGTCATGGCGCGATCTCGTCGTGGCGGCTCTCCTGATCGCCGTGGCTGCCGCCGTGCTGTGGTTCTCCTCGCCGTCCCTGGTCAGGATGGGAAGCGCCAAGATCATCCTGTTCCTCGTCGTCTTCGTGGCGGTCTGCCTGGCCGCCGGGGTGCCGATCGCATTCTGCTTCGGCATCGGCACGCTGAGCTATCTGGCCTTCGCCACGCAGGTGCCGACCTTCGTGATGATCGGGCGGATGGACGAGGGCATGTCGGGCATCATCCTTCTGTCGGTTCCGATCTTCGTTCTGCTGGGCTGCATTCTCGATGCGACCGGGATGGGGAAGGCCATCGTGGATTTCCTGGCGTCGCTCCTCGGCCATGTGCGGGCCGGAATGTCCTACGTGCTGCTAGGGTCGCTCTTCGTCGTGTCGGGTATTTCGGGATCCAAGGTGTCCGACATGGCCACCGTGGCGCCGGCCCTGTTCCCCGAGATGAAGCGGCGCGGTCACAGCCCGCGGGAGATGATTGCGCTGCTCGCCACGGGCGCCGCCATGGCCGACACCGTTCCGCCCAGCATCGTCCTCATCGTCCTGGGATCCGTCGCGGGCGTGTCGATCGCGGGCCTGTTCACGAGCGGCTTCGTGGTCGCCATGGTTCTGCTCGCCGCCCTCGCGATCCTAGCCCGCTGGAAGGCGCGCCATGAGAGCATGGAGGGCGTCCGCCGGGCGCCGGCATCCCTGATCGGCCGCACGCTGCTCGTGGCGGCGCCCGCGCTCGTCCTGCCGTTCCTCATCCGCAGCACGGTCGCCGGCGGAGTCGCGACCGCCACCGAGGTGTCGACCATCGCGGTCATCTACGCCCTGTTCGTGGGCGTGGTTCTCTACGGCGGCATCGGCTGGCGCAAGCTCTACGGGATGCTGGTCGAGACCGCGGCGCTCACCGGGTCGATCCTGCTGATCCTCGGCACCGCTCTCGCCATGGCCTGGGCGATCACGCAGGCAGGCGTCGCGCAGAGTCTTGCATCGATCATGACGGGCCTGCCCGGAGGCTGGATCGCCTTCATGGCCCTGACGATCGTCGTCTTCATGATCCTGGGCTGCGTGCTCGAGGGCCTGCCCGCCATCGTCCTGATGGCCCCGCTCATGTTCCCCATCGCCAAGAGCCTCGGGATCAACGACATCCACTACGCGATGGTCATCGTCACGGCGATGAATATCGGCCTGATGACGCCGCCGATCGGCATCGGCTTCTATCTCGCGTGCAAGATCGGCAACGTGTCGCCCGACGAAGCGATCGGGGCGATCTGGCCCTATCTTGTGGCGCTCGTCGCGGGTCTCGTGATCATCGCCACCGTCCCGTGGATCTCGACGGCGTTCCTCTGA
- a CDS encoding chemotaxis protein CheX, with the protein MMNDDIALTELEHDALTELVNIGVSRAASSLRKMIGEEVLLSVPSIELMAPHHAARLIGERETDDLVAIQQRFEGAFSGRALLIFPEATSLDLIKAIIGNDVPPDEVVAMEQEALAETGNIILNGCLATMANMLKRSLSVSLPEVIRGDGTRLFTVEHNQPDDGLVLFLYINFSIRNRNIRGYIAMLMDLPSLAALKELIASFIDRVIGDEA; encoded by the coding sequence ATGATGAACGATGACATCGCTCTGACGGAACTCGAACACGATGCGTTGACGGAACTCGTCAATATCGGGGTCAGCCGCGCGGCCTCGAGCCTGCGCAAGATGATCGGCGAGGAGGTGCTCCTTTCGGTGCCGTCCATCGAGCTCATGGCACCTCATCACGCCGCCCGGTTGATCGGCGAGCGGGAGACGGATGACCTCGTGGCTATTCAGCAGCGCTTCGAGGGCGCGTTCTCAGGCCGGGCTCTGTTGATCTTTCCCGAAGCCACCAGCCTCGACCTCATCAAGGCGATCATTGGGAACGACGTGCCACCCGACGAAGTCGTCGCCATGGAGCAGGAGGCTCTTGCCGAAACGGGCAACATCATCCTGAACGGCTGCCTCGCCACCATGGCGAATATGCTGAAGCGATCCCTCAGCGTTTCTCTGCCCGAAGTGATCCGCGGCGACGGAACCCGGCTCTTCACCGTTGAGCACAATCAGCCGGACGATGGGCTGGTTCTGTTTCTCTATATCAATTTCTCAATTCGGAATCGTAATATCCGAGGCTATATCGCCATGCTGATGGATCTGCCGTCGCTTGCCGCATTGAAGGAGCTCATCGCAAGCTTCATCGATCGTGTGATCGGAGACGAGGCCTAG
- a CDS encoding acyl-CoA synthetase has translation MIASLQTPAGGVVPVSKRVMNLANFLHQAARRHGAEIGFVWGGASWTWAELARRVDAMAAALAANGIGKGDRVLVQSKNCNQMFESMFACFQIGAVWVPANFRQTPDEVAYLAQSSGASALICHRDFPDHAAVVPEAAPDIRFVISIGASGFGDDYDALVERHGGESAPVASVEHDDPCWFFFTSGTTGRPKAAVLTHGQMAFVVTNHLCDLMPGTTHRDASLVVAPLSHGAGVHQLTQVARAAKTVLLPGERFDVDEAWRLVEQWRITNLFTVPTIVKLLTEHPSVDAYDHSSLRYVIYAGAPMYREDQKHALKKLGNVLVQYFGLGEVTGNITVLPPALHEPDDGPDVKVGTCGYERTGMQVSIQDEQGREVAPGETGEICVCGPAVFAGYYNNPDANAKAFRNGWFRTGDLGHVDAQGYLYITGRASDMYISGGSNVYPREIEEKILTHPAVAEVAIVGVPDRTWGEVGVAVCVLRPGADSTESDLLAWMDGKVSRYKLPKRVFFWDALPRSAYGKITKKDIRAELEKRGSLPLAQPPQGGI, from the coding sequence ATGATCGCCTCTCTTCAGACCCCTGCGGGAGGCGTCGTGCCCGTGTCGAAGCGGGTCATGAACCTCGCCAACTTCCTGCACCAGGCGGCCCGGCGCCACGGGGCCGAAATCGGTTTCGTCTGGGGCGGGGCGAGCTGGACCTGGGCCGAACTCGCCCGTCGCGTCGACGCGATGGCTGCCGCCCTGGCGGCGAACGGGATTGGGAAGGGCGATCGCGTCCTGGTGCAGTCGAAGAACTGCAACCAGATGTTCGAATCCATGTTCGCCTGCTTCCAGATCGGAGCCGTCTGGGTGCCGGCGAACTTCCGGCAGACGCCCGACGAGGTGGCCTATCTCGCCCAGTCGAGCGGCGCCTCGGCGCTGATCTGCCACCGCGACTTCCCGGATCACGCAGCCGTGGTCCCCGAGGCCGCGCCCGACATCCGGTTCGTGATCTCCATCGGGGCATCCGGCTTCGGCGACGACTACGACGCGCTCGTGGAACGGCACGGGGGAGAGAGCGCGCCGGTGGCGTCGGTCGAGCACGACGATCCGTGCTGGTTCTTCTTCACGTCCGGCACGACGGGTCGACCGAAGGCGGCCGTTCTGACCCACGGTCAGATGGCGTTCGTGGTTACGAACCACCTCTGTGACCTGATGCCCGGGACGACCCACCGGGACGCGTCCCTCGTCGTCGCGCCCCTGTCCCATGGTGCGGGCGTTCACCAGCTCACGCAGGTGGCGCGGGCGGCCAAGACCGTGCTGTTGCCCGGCGAGCGCTTCGATGTCGACGAGGCTTGGCGGCTCGTCGAGCAGTGGCGGATCACCAATCTCTTCACCGTTCCCACCATCGTGAAGCTTCTGACGGAACATCCTTCCGTGGATGCGTACGACCATTCCTCGCTTCGCTATGTGATCTATGCCGGCGCGCCCATGTACCGCGAGGATCAGAAGCATGCGCTCAAGAAGCTCGGCAATGTGCTGGTCCAGTATTTCGGGCTGGGCGAGGTGACCGGGAACATCACCGTGCTTCCGCCGGCGCTCCACGAGCCGGACGATGGTCCCGACGTGAAGGTCGGAACCTGCGGCTACGAGCGGACGGGCATGCAGGTCTCGATCCAGGACGAGCAGGGGCGGGAAGTGGCTCCCGGGGAGACTGGGGAGATTTGCGTCTGCGGGCCGGCCGTCTTCGCCGGCTACTACAACAACCCGGACGCCAACGCGAAAGCGTTCCGGAACGGCTGGTTCCGGACTGGCGATCTGGGACACGTGGATGCGCAGGGCTATCTCTACATCACCGGGCGCGCGTCGGACATGTACATCTCCGGCGGCTCGAACGTGTATCCGCGCGAGATCGAGGAGAAGATCCTGACGCACCCGGCTGTCGCCGAGGTGGCGATCGTGGGCGTGCCCGATCGAACTTGGGGCGAGGTCGGCGTTGCCGTCTGCGTGCTGCGGCCGGGGGCGGACTCGACCGAAAGCGACCTTCTCGCCTGGATGGACGGCAAGGTATCCCGATACAAGCTCCCGAAGCGAGTCTTCTTCTGGGACGCGCTGCCGCGATCGGCCTACGGCAAGATCACGAAGAAGGACATCCGGGCGGAGCTGGAGAAGCGTGGATCCCTGCCGCTGGCCCAGCCGCCGCAAGGCGGGATCTGA
- a CDS encoding IclR family transcriptional regulator, with product MLEYEKSISAKIAVQGISNPSSHGAQAIDRAATLLLLVGRAGPSGARLSELVEQCSLSKPTVRRMLLALARAGLLDQDHETRRYYLGPEIHVLGTLASARFGIHSISVRSLVRLSQRTGDTAFLSVPRDVYSICVHREEGPFPIRVHALHAGDRHPLGVGAGGLALLAALPDDEVEDVLAANADVLAEKYPPFSPSVLRNLVQDTRERGYALNPGMLLPDSWAIGVPIHGPDGRPVGALSIAATASRLSRERQLEIAPLLRKEASSIETKLAETDPAEKQARVRRISP from the coding sequence ATATTGGAATACGAGAAGAGCATTTCCGCCAAGATCGCCGTCCAGGGCATCAGCAACCCGTCGTCCCACGGGGCACAGGCGATCGACCGGGCTGCGACCTTGCTGCTGCTCGTAGGCCGTGCGGGCCCCTCCGGCGCCCGGCTGTCTGAACTGGTCGAGCAATGCAGCCTGTCGAAGCCGACCGTACGACGCATGCTTCTCGCCCTCGCGCGGGCCGGTCTGCTCGATCAGGACCACGAGACCAGACGGTATTATCTGGGCCCGGAGATCCACGTTCTCGGCACGCTGGCGAGCGCCCGATTCGGCATTCATTCGATCTCCGTCCGGTCCCTCGTGCGGTTGAGCCAGCGAACCGGCGACACCGCCTTTCTTTCCGTGCCGCGCGACGTCTACTCCATCTGCGTCCATCGAGAGGAAGGTCCTTTTCCGATCAGGGTCCACGCCCTTCATGCGGGAGATCGCCACCCGCTCGGCGTAGGGGCAGGAGGCTTGGCCCTGCTCGCCGCCCTTCCCGATGACGAGGTGGAGGACGTGCTGGCCGCCAATGCGGACGTTCTTGCGGAGAAGTATCCGCCTTTCTCGCCCTCCGTTCTTCGCAATCTCGTTCAGGACACCCGTGAGAGAGGCTATGCCCTCAATCCCGGGATGCTTCTCCCGGACTCCTGGGCGATCGGGGTTCCGATTCATGGCCCCGACGGCAGACCGGTCGGGGCTCTTTCCATCGCAGCAACGGCGAGTCGCCTGAGCCGGGAGCGGCAACTCGAAATCGCCCCACTGCTCAGGAAGGAAGCGTCGTCGATCGAGACGAAGCTGGCCGAAACCGATCCCGCCGAGAAACAAGCGCGGGTTCGTCGCATCTCGCCGTGA